The Dasypus novemcinctus isolate mDasNov1 chromosome 20, mDasNov1.1.hap2, whole genome shotgun sequence genome segment CTCTGCCCCactttcccctctctccccctctctctccctctccttcgctctgtctctccccttctccctctcccctctctccctctccccccctgcACTTCTCCCTGGCTCCTCATCTCGCCTCTGCAGTCTTGTCCCCCCTCTCTGCCGCTCCGGAGGCCGCCAGCAGTGGCCCTGCTTCCCGGCCACAGAAGCCCCCACGCGCCCTCTCCCGCCACTCCCCCCAGCAGACCCCCGGCTCTCCCGGCCTGCCTCTGTGCCTTGCCCTGCCGGGTCTCTTCTCGGTCCTCCCCCCCGGGGGGCTCCCGCCTTTGGGCTCTGCCTGGTGCTGTGCTCCTCTCCACAGCCCCCTCCACAGCCCCCCACCCGCGCCCACTTGGCCTCGCGCCCACCCCCCTTCCCTGGGCTCTGAGCTCCTTTCCCCCGAGGCCCCCCACGGGCCCCCCTGGACGTCCCACTTCCAGCTGCATCTGCCCCGTGTCATTCGGTGGCACCGCCGTTCCCAGAGGGACCGCGGACTCCCGCCTTCATCTCCATCCGAGGTCCCCGCGCCGCGGCCCAGCCCAGGCCTCGCCGGGCCTCCGGCCCGCATGTGCCTTTCCCAGACGAAGGGGGTCTAAGCCGCACTTAATACGGCCTCTTCCATGAAATACCCTCCTTCACTTATTTCTGACAGTCAAACCCCAACTCCGCTCTGCCCCAAACCCTTTTGTTGCCTGACCCACCCTATCCTGGCCACCTTTTCTTCCAAGCCCACGCGGGCCCTTCTGGAAGCCAGGTCAGTCTCCTTCCTCTCCCGCTGTCTGACAGAGAGGCCCTTATCGTGCCTTTGCCTGgagcctcttccaggaagccttccctgaacaGTCTGGCTTTCCTTAGTCTCCCTTCTTGAGCCTCCCTACTTGGGGCAATGTTACGCTTGAAAAACGTTTATTGTGGTAGCATACATCcaacataaaatttctctttttaaccacTTTAAAGCGCACAATTCACTGCCATTAATCCTAGTCACGATGTGTGCTGCCCTCACCGCCATCcgttaccaaaaattttccatcaccccaaacagaagctgcACCCCATAAACAAGAACCTGCCTCCCTGCCGCCTCCCCACCCTGTCCTCTACTTTTCTCGTCAAatcaaggaagctgggaggaacCTGCGCACAGAGACGTGGCCGCAGTTTCCACGCCGCGGCGCTCACCGGGAGCCGACGCAGCCCCCAGGGCGAGCTGAAAAACACATGTATCTCTTTCGCATTTTCAGGACAAAACTCTATTCTTAAATGGCCACTGATTCACGCCCCGAGATTACGTCCGTGGATAAAGGCTACTTAAATATGCGTTTTCCTAAAGTGACATACCCTGGTCATCTGGGGCCAGTGACCAGCTCGTGCGCGTCAGCAGGTGGCGGCCAGTTTCCCGTTCCCTAACGGCCTTGCAAACCCCTTGTCTGCAAGGCCCACAGCCCTCAAGACTCGCTTAGCGTCGCCACCACTTCCTGGTGGCAGCAGGAACGCCGCCCCGGCTCTCGGGAAGTCGCCTGCAGTACACGACGCAGCACGGCGAGCCCTGGTCCAAGCGCACGCTTGCTCTCCTCTGAAATGAGCGCCTCGTTGCTGAACGTGCCCAACGAAAGGGGATTTCTCTTCACCTTCCTGTCCTGGATGCCCAGAACGTGCCCAGAACAACACGCTGGGAAGGACGGACTCAGCGTCCCCCCGGCTGTCGAGCCAGGTTCCGGGCCGTGGGCCGGGTCAGAGCGTCACCCGCACCCTCCCTGTCAGAGCGTCACCCGCACCCTCCCCGTTACAGCGTGTCACCTGCACCCCCCCGGGCGGCGTGACTACCTGCCGTCAGGTTGTAGAGGACGGTGCCGGCCCCGGGCTGCAGCGCGCAGCTCTCCAGCGCGGGGCAGTGGACGTGCAGGCAGTTGACATCGTCGTGAACGGGCTCGTGGAAGAAGACGGCCAGGTTACAGGAAACTGGAAGGGAAGCGGCGAGGACGGCTGCTGAGGGCGGCGCACGGGACGTTCCTCCCGGAGCCCAGGATTAACCCGGACGAGGCAGCGCCGTTTGCAACCTTCCACGGAGGACGtgaccttgtctacctctgtttCTATTCACCTGGAAAACACCTTTCTGAAGAAAATGCTGTTTTTCTCCAAGGACTTTCACGCATTCCGTTCCACGCAGGATTACCTGGAATCTTTTCCCAGTCCTGGCGCTATGTGTGAGGGAGAGACTCAGTGGACGCCGGGAAGCTCATGATTTTTCTAACTATCAGGTGCCCGGGTCCGTGGCCTCAGAACGCCGAGGCGCTGCGGGGCAGCAGAGGGAGCAGAGGGAAGAGGGCCGCGCAGGGCCCGCAGCGCAGGGGCGGCGGCAGGCGAGGGGGCCGGGTGCGGACTGCAGCGCCCAGCGCCGGCCCGCGTGCCAAGGGTGGGAAGAGAGGCCAGCGCGCCCCTGCGGAGGGGAGTGGGTGGGCAGGCCGTCGGCGGGCATGGGCTGCCCCCTTCTCGAAGCAAACCTCAAAACCTGTCGTTTTATTTCTGGCAAAGCCAAAGTCCGATTTGCTGAAGGCAAATCTCCCATCTCTCTGCCCCAAGACTCTCCTCCATGGCAGAGCCATCAGGCCACATCGTGGGAACTGTCCCTTGGCCGGAGGGCCCCGACTGCCCTAGTGAAACAGAGCAGAGCGCGGCAGCAGGTGGTGACCGGGCCTCAGAGCACGCCAGAGCTGCTGCGGCGCGGCTGTTGCACGAGGCTGCCGCTGGGTGGGGGCAGCCCCTGCTTTTGCTCTCTGTATttttccagaaagagaaagaggaggaccTGGGGCAACTGGTTCATTGTTCCTACGCTCCAGAAGGCTGGCTCGCTCCCTGGAGACTCCCCTGAATTCCATGCCCCCCTTGGACACGCGCACCTCCCACCAAGCCGTGGGCCCGGGAGGACAATCGCAGGGATAAGGCTGTGTCCCAGGACTCGTGTCCGGCTCCAGCGCTGAGCTGGCGGCAGGACTGAGGCCTTTGGAAGCTCTGTCTTAGGTAGGCCTTTGGAAGGTCTGGCTTCCGGGTAGAAACGGGATGTGCTTCCTGCCCTCCTGCAGGAAGCAAGCCCCACGGGCTCTGACGTCGCGGAAGCCTCCTGGGGGCTTAGTGTCCCAGAGGTCCAGGCTCGCCAGCCTCCCTGCGGTCAGGGCGGGATAAACCCTGCCCTGGGAGGAAGCGGGAAGCCCACCTTGCCCGCCGCCCCCTGCTGCGGCCGGGGAGCTGGAAGCTCCGGGAGGGGAAATCCAGGCGCACTGCCTTTTCTAAGAGTCTGTTAAACAATTGCTGTCTTCTGTGCCTGAGTGACCTTGGCGGGCTGAGCGGGTGACAGCTTCTCGCTCACCGCCTCTCGAGGGAATCTGCTTGGCCTCCCCGAGGAGCCCCGATTTGCATTCCCGAAATGTGACATGCTCAGCTGGGTGGGCCGCGCTGGCAATGGATAAACAGGTATCGAACTACGGGAAGAAAGTGTGGGGCAGCCAAGAGAATTATTTTAAAGTgttgtgttttcttcctttcccagTAGCTGTAAAATcttggaaaaattagaaaaattcagTGAAATTGATTGTTGCTAAATTGTCTTTAAACAATTGTAACTTGAAAGTTTGCAACAATGAAATGCCTTCCTAGTTGCAGGCCTTGACCATATTATACCGGTTATATTTGCACTCTGAATCTGGATATGAGGCCACTAGGATATTTTGAAAATACGGTTATTGTTTTGCTATTTGATATATCTCTTCATATTTCTTTCAGAATGTATGATTCACACCCTAAATTCCTGTCCAGTCCATCTCTCATTTGGTCAACTCAAACAAGCACATTTCAGAAATTTGATATGTCACCAAAAGGTACTTTGAAAAGGAAATGACCACAAGCATTTCTGAAATCATTCGTGGTAGAGTTGGGGCTATAAAAATACTGCTGGCTAACCGGGGCTTCCGCTTAGCCTGTGGGTGAGAAGGGAGCCCAGGCCGTGGCTATCTGTGAACCGTCTGCTCCGGCCAGGCTGCAGACCGCCGTCCCCtgtcccagcccctgccctggcccggGCGTCTCCCCGGTCCCTCTCACTGCGCCCTGGTTCCCGCTCCGGGAAGCCCCCGGCTGGCCCGGCAGGCGCCACTCACCGTCCttgcggaggcagcagctgcggCTGCACCGCTGGCCCGTGCTCTCCCAGGAGAAGCGCAGCACCCGGGCCCCCAGCCGCTGGGACTCGTCCAGGTCCAGCAGCAGCCCCGGGAAGCGGCGGATCCAGCAGCCGCGGAAGAGCGCGGTGGGCGAGCAGAGCGCGGCCGCGCCGCCCAGGCGCAGCAGCAGGGCCACCGCCGCCAGCAGCGGCACCTGCATGTCCCCGCGGGGGCTGGTGGCCGGTCTGGGCGCCCCGGAAGCCAGCAGCCGGCCCTCGGGGCTTAGGCGCTGGGGCTGAGAGCTCCTCCGAGGGCCACCTCCCAGGGACACGAGGCCACGCTTGGATTGCAAATCCCAGGTGAGCCGGGGTGAGCGACCACCTGCTGGCGGCCGTTCTGAGCCTGTCCCAGGCTAGGCCGACACCCCCTTTAGCCTGAAGAAGTGAATTCTCTCCACCACCCTTTCATTCTCCGAAAGTGAATAGTCACAGACACCTTTTTCTAAGGAAATAACAAGACAGATGGAAATTCTAGCCAAGATCCTTTCTGCGGAAAACAACAATGTAGTCACTTTAGAGTCAGATAAAGGAAGGATCTGTGTCACCAGAAACAAGGCATTGTTCTCTGAGGGCACTTCTGTGTGATTCTCAGGAACCTGGGACTGCAGCCTTATTTTCgatcatgtctttttttccttgacCTTAAATTACGGTATTCAAGTTCACTGGCAAACTAGTTAGTGCACTGGTCTAAGTTCTTCTTGCTTAAAACAGaaacttgaaaataaatgaacactgcaaatgaaatgaaatcaaatgttttaattttgcaaTCACAGCAAAAACATCTAACTGAATCCTGGTCACTCCTGGGGGCCGGGTATTTTTTGGTCAAGGCCAAGTCACAAACTTTCTCCCTAAAAGAACATTGAAGATTCAGCCAGGAGAAGAGGCTCATCACCCAGATGGACGTCGGGGGTGTGCTGCCCCACCAAGGCCACGCAGTGCGAGCCGCAGGGAGACGCGTGAGGAAGTACAAACAGGGCGCGGACCAACCTGCTGTCTGGTATTTCGTGTTTGCGAGCTCAAAAGGGCCTTCTTAGGAAGGGCACACATGAAGGATTGGTATCTCAGACGGAAGAAGTATTTGCTATGAAATGTGCATTAGGGAAATTGGGAAGTCGACTTAAATTGCTAAATATTAACAAAACCACTTCAACTGCGATGTGAAAAGCATTTGAGAAGATACCAAGGCAAGGAAAATGGCCTCTTGCTTTTGGGTTCCTATGATGTTCAAACTGACAAATTAGTTCAAAGCATAAAACTGTTGCTTTGTTGTATCTGTTTTTCAACTAAGCATCAGGGACAGTTTTTGGCATAAAGTATcctaatgctttttaaaaaaacaaaaaagtttttcTAACCGGCAATCTGTTTCTTCCATACCATTTTGTACCCTGACTTCATTCACTCATTTGACAAAACATGTTTTTAACATTCTTTGAATTTTCATCTCCCCACCTATTGCCTAATAATAGGCAATCTAATGATCATGTATCTTTTGAATTTTAGAACTATATCAataacaataaagagaaaaaatatttaaaagatggaATAACTTTGAAGACCAAACATTTCACTATTTTCTGAGCAAAAATTATATCATGCACTAATTCCTAACATTGCCTAAGCCACATACATTACATTAAAAcagagaaatattttattctaatgAACTTTCAGAAAGCAAATTTTAGCCCTGTACCTGCAAACAGACTATTCCAGCACCCCTGGGGagcaaggggagggagaggaacagCAGCAAAGGCAGCCCCCCGTTTCCAGGGAATTCCACAGCTACTTCTGCTAGGGCAGGCCCTGGGGACATGAACCGGAAAGTCCACTTTCTAACCTTTTAACCTCAAGTCTTTGGGTCACACTCAGTGTGGTGTGTTTTGGGGTGATACGCGCTCCTTGCCGTTCTCACGTCCCTGCAGGAGTGATGGACCGAGCCACTATCGTTGGACCCTTCTGCTGTCAAAGGATGTGCAAACGGAGACCAAAGTTTCAATTTAAAGAATCTGCGAGTTCCCCTGTAAATGCACgttgaaattaagaaaaaggaaataaacctTTGTGGTGATGGCACACATATTGAGTCTTCAAACGACTGGGACGCAGTATTTTGGCCAAGAAAGAGCAACTGGCCTGCCGGGAGCCAGCCTGCAGTCAGCCTGCAGCCTGAGCGCCCGGGCAGCCCCCGCGAGGGCCGGCGACAAACGCCGGGAGCTACGAGCAACCCGCTGGGAGGTGGGAATTGTCCCGCGTGCCAGAACCACCGCACCGCGGCCACGCGAGGACGCGCCGCAGCTGCTGCTGGTCGGCCCGCCTCAGAGCAGCTCCCATCAGCTGCGTCCTTAAGACCGGCCTCTCCCACTCACCTCCAGCAGGCCTGAGGCAGCAGCTCTGCTGTGGGGACAGGGCTCTTACTTTGACAAGCGTCCCAGGCGGGTCTTAAGACGTCTGGAACACACTGGCCCGGCGACTGTGACGGATGGAGGCGCTGCCTGCGTCAGGCGCTCACTTGAATTCCAGTCCTTTTAAGACCCTGTGCTGCTTTCAGCTCGTTCAAAGTGCGCTGTAGGCTTTGATGAAAGGAAGGTGTTTACGTTTGACGCTAAGAAgcaaaaagaagtcaaaatttttaggaaaaatCCTTCTGTCTGGACTAAAGATATAGAAGTAATTTTTAAGTGATAGTGAAATAATAGCAGAGGTTTATTAAATCCAGaaggcatttaaaaaaacagtCAAGATTTCGTCCTCCTTTTAAAGATTCGAATGGTATTATTTACTTAACATTTTCAGTAGTAAAAAATGAGTGGAAAGTTTATAAAAAGGGGGCCtggaaaatttaaatatgttttcttttaaaaaattttgcttttattgaATTGATATGtggtcatttaaaaaatctaaacaaTCTAGAAAAGTACACAAAGAATGAAAAACTATTCAAGATCTTATAATCTTAGCATTTTGGTAAACATCCTTCTAGACAGCATTATGAAAAACACATACAGGTCAACGATTCTACTAAATAGAATCACACTATGTATGCTGTCCCAGAACCTGTTTTTAAAGGACCCAATGTAAAATCATATCTTTCAGTGTCTCTAAAGAAAGTTCTTCATCAAATTTGTGATGGGTCTCTGGTATTTCGTTGTACTATGTACCACAGTTTCCTTAGCTGTAAAATATGTAAAGATGGTGTAATAACCCATGTAAGACATTTGCAACAGGCTGGCACATAAAAAATGCTCAATTAATCTTAGCTGCTATTATTATACATTATTGGCTTTCCAGGTTTTCACCGTTAAAAGCAATACTGTTTGCTAGGTCAAAAGGTATATTTTCCATAAATTCTCAAAGAAATAGACTAACTCTGCATTTGACcattacttttttcttctgtgaaacaAATAGCAATACAAAGTGGTAGAAATGAATCATAGTATGGCAAAGACTAATCTGTATCAACAATAAATCTATACGATTTTACCTCCAGTTGTTGATACAAGCAATGTTTTCATGAAGCCTGAAAACATTGCTTGAGGTCTTTTGTGAATAAGGAGTTTCTATTGCTTTGACTTTGTATTTCTAGCTTAGCAGAAAGCGTAACGTGTGAATCACTGAAGTGACGTGACCTTTTAATGACGTTGTTATCAGGAGGGGGCCGAAAGCTTGCAGGAGCAGCGCCCAGGCTTATCAGACGAACGCCCCAGATTCCCTGCCCAGGCCGACCCTGCCACGGTAGTCCCGTGCTTGAACTGCCTTTTGAGCACAGGCCCTTCTTTGAGCGTGATTTCTGGGTCTGTGCTCGAAAGGGAAGCAAAGAGCCTGAAACGTATCTGGGTCAGCCGGGAAACAGAGCACCCATCGGGGAGGCGCTCTAAGGGGCCGGCGGGAGCCACCGGCCTGTTCTGGGCTGACCACCTGGCTTTGTCCCTCAGCGAGGCAAGAGAACCCCAGGCCCACGTTTCTTGGATGCAGGTGGCGCCTCCCAGCAAAAGTTCCTAAGCCCACTGCCCAGGTCCGCACTTGGCCTTGACTTTGGCAAAACAGTTGCTAAAGGCCCGTCACTCTCCCCAAAGGACCCCAGACTGTCTCGCGGCACCGGGACTGAGCGCAGAAGCGGGAGAGTCGGGCGGGGGCGATGTTCCCCCGCTGCGATGCAGAGGGCAGGTGAACCCAGGTGAGGCGCCGCCCTTGTGCGCAGAATCCATGAAAGCACGTCAGTGGTGCAAGTCCTGCACCCATCTTTCCCAATGGAGACCAGAACCGatgggcttttttgttttgttttgttttcaatttcagttcCTTATTCACGATTAGGAAAATAATAGACCAAATTTCACTATGAAGTAGCTAAATTATACAGTAAGAAGCACAAATGTGACCAAACTGTGTTGAAAGGATTTCATGTCTTATTGATataactttcttttctgttttttgtttcttttttatcccttccctcttcctAACATAAAAAGTTAATCATCAGTGTAAGGCGTATATTCTGTTTGAAATAGGGGATGGGTCCTTTTGAAGAAGATATTATTTAACAACTTGTTAtccaagaagaaaggagaagttagtattttaaaaaataataaaaaagggggtgggggggccctTTGGAAAACAtctaagattttaaaaagcattttcattttttaatatgcgCCCAAAAGCATATGTGAAAGAATAGCACAGTGAGTGCTCGTGAACCTATCACCCAGCTCAATAATTATCAACGTTCCGTTAATCTGTTTCTCTTCCTactttttccccttattttaaaGCAAGTTCCAGAAATTATTTCACTCATAATACTCAGTGTGCATCTTTAAGatgtaaaaaaaaccacaaaccttAAAACTATAAAGTATCATTATTGCACCtaacagaataaaattaataattaaccTGCGATAGATTTTGGTCAGGCTAGGCTTTCCTGCGCCCTGACTGTACAGTTAATTCATGGCTGGCTCTGACCAAACGGTGAAATGGGTGTTGGAGGCAGGTGCTACCTGCTTATTTTGTCACCTCAGGCAGGTCCCAATGTCTCTGAAATGGGGCCCGGATTGGCTGGTATTTAAGCTTCTTTCTAGCTCAGTGATTCTAccaaaatacaaataacaaatattgaTGGCAGAGAGTATCCTCAGAACGTGTGCGCGAGGGACTTTCTGTTAAGGAAATGCGGAGCTCTGCTTAGGCCGAGCGGTGCTTTTTCACGCTGAAGAGCTGGAGCCCTTGGGATTCCTTCGGATAGCTGTGCTCCATCCTCGTGGAAGCGAAAAGAAGCATCGTGGAAAAACCTGAGAACCGAAGCGTGAAATCCCTGGCACCCACCTGACCTGACACTCTTACCCTGAGGGAAGGCCCACGAGTAAACGAGTGGGGGGCGAGGGCACCTCTTGGTGTCTCCCCCTCCCCGACGTGCAGGGCCGCGGAGCCACAGGATGTGCGTTCTGTCCGAGGTATTATTTAACAATTTGTATTATTTAACAACTTGTTATTCAAGAAGAATAACAAAATGCAACACTGCCCTTCCCACGCTGGACTCTTGGGGCGGCTTCCCCCTCCCGTCGGGGACGTCCCCCAGGGCTCCTCGTGCGGGGAGGGGAGCCCACCCGAGCCCCCTCCCCGGGGGAATCCGCGCCTCAGGAGCGGCCGCGGGCCGGGACGTgcggggctgggggagaggagggaggggtggTCGCCCCTGGGCCCCCCAGGCTgctcggggcggggcgggcggcgcgCAGGACCACCTGCAGGCAAGGCGAGCCGGAGCGCCCGGCCTGGGCCCCGGACAGCCCCGCGCGCCGGCGGGACAGCAGCGGTCGCGGGACAAGGATTTGCCAGGAAATGATCTGTGCTACGAGGGGAAGCACGGCGGGCCCGCGCGGTCGGGCTTGGCTCCGGCGCCGCACCGCAGTCCTTCGGGCAGCAGGAGGGGTCCCCGCAGCCCCCCGGCGGCCCGGCCCGCCCCCCGGCCTTCCCGGCCGCCTCCTGGgctgccccggcccccgccctgccccgcacAGCCGCGGGGGAGCACCCGCGCCGCCTCCCGCGCCCGCCTCCGCCCGGGCCCGGCGGCGGGAGCCGCGCCCTGGGCGCGCCGGGGAGGCTGCGGGGCCGGGCGGCGGGTCCAGCGGGCCGCGGGGCCTGCGGCGGAGGGGAGGGGCGTGGAGGCGGTGCGGGCCGCCCTCCCCGCTGCCGCCGCCAGGGGCCGAGCGACGCCGGGCGCGCCGGCCGGGCCTTCCGGGTGCGGGGCGGCCGCgcgggcagggccgggggcgcggggccgAGGGCGCAGGTCTGCGGGCGCGGGGACTCAGAGCtgggcgcggggccgggcgggcAGCCCCGGGGGATCGCGAGGCCGAGGGCACAGGGCCGGGGTCGCGGCCCGGGCGGGCAGGCGCGGGGCCTAGCTGGCGGGCCCGGGGGCGCGGGAGCTGGGACCCGGGGGCGCGGGGCCGAGGGCGCGGGGCCTGGCGGGGGCCTGGCGGGGGCCTGGCGGGGGCCTGGCGGGGGCCTAGCGGGGCTGGCGAGCGGGCGGCCCGGGGCGGGATGGCGGCCGAGGAGGAGGTGCAGATCCGCCTGGAGGGCCGCTGCTACGCGGTGAGCAAGCGCAAGCTGCTGGAGCAGAGCGACTACTTCCGCGCGCTCTACCGCTCGGGCATGCGGGAAGCGCGCGGCGCCGAGCCCGGCGCGCCCGAGGTGCAGCAGCTGCGCGGCCTGAGCGCGCCGGGGCTGCGCGGGGTGCTGGCCTTCATCAACGACGGCGAGGTGCCCGCGGCGCGCGGCGACGAGGACGACGACGAGGACGCGGGCGAGGCCGGGCGGCTGGCGGCGCTGGTGGAGGCCGCGTCCTTCCTGCAGGTCACGCCGCTGCTGCGCCGCCTGCGCTCGCACGTGCGCCTCTCCAACTGCCTGGAGCTGCACGGCCTGGCGCAGCTGTACGGGCTGCCCGAGCTGCAGGCCGCCTGCCTGCGCTTCATGGCCGCGCGCCTGCACCAGGTGCTCGGCCTGCCCCGCTTCCCGCTGCGGGACCTGGGGCCGCGGCTGCGGGAGGCGCGCCTGGCCGGCCCCGCCGTCCTCGTGGCCCTGGGCGACTTCCGCGGGGGGCCGCTGGCGCCGCAGCCCTGCCCCGGGGAGCCGCCGGCCATGCTCAGGTACGAGGAGCGCACGCAGCGCTGGCTCCCGCTGCCCAGCAGCCCGCCCCCCGACCTGGCCACCGTGCGCGGCTACGGCGCGGCCGTGCTCGACAACTACCTCTTCATCGTGGGCGGCTACCGCCTGAGCAGCCAGGAGATCGCCGCCGCGCACAGCctacaaccccagcaccaacgacTGGCTGCAGGTGGCCTCCATGAACCAGAAGAGGTGAGCGCGGCGCCCGGCCAGCCAGGGGTGCCCTCGGGGCGCTGGGGCTGCGGGCGGGACTGCTCCCTGGCCTGGGTGCCCGTGGAGAAGGTAGGCCGCGGGTTCCCCGAAGGGCGCGCGATCAGGACACTGCTCGTGAGTGTTGCTCATCTTTTTACTCTCCAGGATCCGGTCCCCGTTATAACAACACGCTGGGCCGTAACTGTTAACACTGATTTTGGGGCATTTCCCCCCCTTAATGGGAAACCTGCGGCACTGGGGCGCCAGCCCTGACCAGGAGACAGAGATGGTGACTAGAGTTCTGTTTCTTGGTTATGTGGGATGCCTCTTACTTTTTATCCCCTCTTTGGCTCTTGCTTCCTTCCAGCCATGGCCTCTGACCCGAAGCTGGGGTCTGGCAGGGGTCACCCCAGTGCTGGGAGGtctccatccccagccccctcttCCCATCCCGGATGTCCCTTCCTCCTCGAGCAAGGTGCcctgaaagaaagagaggaggaggagctggaggGGAGAAACAGCAGGGGAAGGAGGCAGCGACAGGACAGAAGAACCAGAGCAGGCGCGGCAGAGGTGGCCGGAGGGAGGATGGCGGCCAGGGTGCCAGCGTCCGGCGCGGGAGGCCGCAGCGCGCCCGCGCTCCACCTGTGTGCGCCCAGCGCCCCTCCCCCGCTGGCCTGCCCTGGGCTGTGGAGCACGGGCTTGGGTGACGCAGCCAGGCCAGGGAGGCGGAGCAGGGGTGGGAGCACGGAGAATCCCCCAGACCAGGGATTGGAGAGCGCTGGCTTGATTCTTTTTGCAAAGTGCGCCTTCTTTGTGATCATAAAAGTAACACAAGTTACGATAGAAACCTGGAAGGCTGGAGACAGTAACGCAGCAGCAGACCggcccctgctccctcctcctgCAGGTGCAGCCTTCTGCAGGTTGGCAGTTTTCCCTCCagctccttttatttatttattttttttattgactttgtaataatattacattaaaaatatatttgtgaggtcccattcaaccccaccccccaccccccctctccccccccaacaacactcgttcccatcatcatgacacatccattggatttggtaagtacatctttgggcacctctgcacctcatagacaatggttcacatcatggcccatactctcctccattccatccagtgggccctgtgaggatttacaatgtccggtgattacctctgaagcaccatccagggcagctccatgtcccaaagacgcctccacctctcatctcttcctgcctttccccatacccatcgtccaccatgtccacttttcccaatccaatgccacctctt includes the following:
- the KLHL42 gene encoding LOW QUALITY PROTEIN: kelch-like protein 42 (The sequence of the model RefSeq protein was modified relative to this genomic sequence to represent the inferred CDS: deleted 1 base in 1 codon), whose translation is MAAEEEVQIRLEGRCYAVSKRKLLEQSDYFRALYRSGMREARGAEPGAPEVQQLRGLSAPGLRGVLAFINDGEVPAARGDEDDDEDAGEAGRLAALVEAASFLQVTPLLRRLRSHVRLSNCLELHGLAQLYGLPELQAACLRFMAARLHQVLGLPRFPLRDLGPRLREARLAGPAVLVALGDFRGGPLAPQPCPGEPPAMLRYEERTQRWLPLPSSPPPDLATVRGYGAAVLDNYLFIVGGYRLSSQEIAAAHSYNPSTNDWLQVASMNQKRSNFKLVAANSKLYAIGGQAVANVECYSPEQDAWNFVAPLPTPLAEFSACECKGKIYVIGGYTTRDRNMNILQYCPAADAWTLFETCDVHIRKQQMVSVEETIYLVGGCLHEPGPGRRGGQGEDTLAVQSYNTATRQWLCLKENTSKSGLNLTCALHNDGIYIMSRDVTLSTGLEHRVFLKYNIFDDRWEAFRRFPAFGHNLLVASLYLPSPADA